In the Paenibacillus pabuli genome, one interval contains:
- a CDS encoding copper amine oxidase N-terminal domain-containing protein, whose product MKKAGGRQVKKVMSALAVSAMLMSALPGAVIDAAARISIYINDAELSSAQAPVMKAGRVLVPLRSIFEGLDATVGYTNKTKTITASRGDQEISLKLGSKTAYINGEAVTLDVPASTIKGNTMVPIRFVSEAFGEKVFWNSRNQRVDIKTTSTPPVDDTKVAAWNIYGSVSGSNGDGRDLTVSFTRPTSEKAVSEYRIMLVKTRDVNSFNESAASAVPSGNYTSVSPNGGNPKLTLNAQTRDVNGDLLNTSETYRLYVLTMGNSSNNYKNVLAWSSQSLKLNNVKTTVQPVTSLRIADISDYGDGRDLEINFNQPSSTSNITYYRAFVVKAKDASSFNLTAANKVSSSNSTIIYKGNNTAVKSQLTSSTRDTSGELIRSGTAYVVYIMSVSSNAAAADHKLSSVSSSLTLGVNTAKAPVITQVKDNSDYGDGRDIQVSFNRSSDESKVASYRIFVVRNSVAGSFNLTTASNLSSSLYYTVNKTGSNITTTLPSSMKDTSGYNVTNLQDYRIYVMAVGNQQNGYINALSSSSNLLRLTTNGNAGAVNNLAVTDVSDYGDGRDLRVSFNRASDESKVAVYRVYVVRSGNAGSFTLSAANASNNYYQVNKTGGNLSVTLPSSMVDTNGYRVSNNVTYRVFVLSVSTSGNSSQNALSSYSSQITLTPNAAITAPSNVAASDIGDNGDGRDLRVTFTKSADEANVNHYRVFVVKSTNTSFNLSAANAVNSANYTYVSKNGSNQTVNFTSNTKTVDGSSIVNGVGYRVYVMAVNGNASLANALSSGSNVITLASNTAVGAVNNVNVTVKSQGQAGNASDVTVNFSKPTTDSGIANYRVLIVPSGQVTGFDLNSALGIRSYVQISKNDAGNPIQLNNGHADINGNALVVGQKYRAFVLSVSDSGTRASNLSGASNEFSILAKPAEPVAVQVANITKVENASTATDAGLKVTFTKPSDDKGIGEYRLFVVKAQDSLDLPSANSNSYSTKVSPGEISLTKDTLDSSGKVIELGVEYKVYILSVTSDPSLYTSVLSAPSGTAKLDAAQATPVIPTPDPAVPTTDPNAGSTDSAQSTSTNPTN is encoded by the coding sequence ATGAAAAAAGCCGGAGGACGTCAAGTCAAAAAGGTCATGTCCGCACTGGCCGTATCAGCCATGCTGATGTCAGCCTTGCCAGGGGCGGTAATCGATGCAGCAGCGAGAATCAGTATCTACATCAATGATGCCGAGCTGTCATCTGCGCAGGCACCTGTCATGAAGGCCGGACGGGTATTGGTTCCGCTGCGGTCCATTTTTGAAGGACTGGATGCCACCGTGGGCTATACGAACAAAACGAAAACCATTACAGCCAGTCGTGGAGATCAAGAAATTTCACTGAAGCTTGGTTCCAAGACAGCGTACATTAATGGGGAAGCGGTCACGCTGGACGTGCCTGCGAGTACGATTAAGGGCAACACGATGGTTCCCATTCGCTTTGTGAGTGAAGCGTTCGGGGAGAAGGTATTCTGGAACTCCCGTAATCAGCGGGTGGATATCAAAACAACGTCCACGCCTCCTGTTGATGACACAAAAGTTGCGGCATGGAACATCTATGGATCCGTTTCAGGAAGTAATGGAGATGGACGGGATCTGACGGTCAGCTTTACGCGTCCTACATCCGAAAAGGCTGTATCCGAATATCGCATTATGCTGGTGAAAACCCGTGATGTCAACAGCTTCAACGAGTCTGCAGCATCGGCTGTACCATCCGGCAATTATACTTCGGTTTCTCCAAATGGCGGTAACCCAAAATTGACCTTGAATGCTCAGACGCGTGACGTTAACGGGGATTTGCTGAATACGAGTGAAACCTATCGTTTGTATGTCCTGACCATGGGCAACAGCAGTAATAATTACAAAAATGTACTTGCGTGGTCTTCCCAATCCCTGAAATTAAACAATGTAAAGACAACAGTTCAGCCTGTCACCAGTCTTCGGATTGCCGATATCAGTGACTACGGGGATGGCCGTGATCTGGAGATTAACTTCAATCAGCCAAGCAGCACCTCGAATATTACGTATTATCGTGCATTTGTCGTCAAAGCGAAGGATGCTTCATCATTCAATCTGACTGCAGCGAATAAAGTGTCCAGCTCGAACTCAACGATTATCTATAAAGGCAACAACACAGCGGTTAAAAGTCAGCTGACTTCTTCCACGCGTGATACGTCCGGGGAATTAATTCGCAGTGGCACCGCCTATGTCGTATACATTATGTCGGTCAGCTCCAATGCAGCAGCTGCAGATCACAAGCTGTCATCGGTATCCTCTTCCTTAACACTGGGTGTGAATACGGCAAAAGCGCCAGTTATTACGCAAGTGAAAGATAACTCGGATTATGGAGATGGTCGTGACATTCAGGTGAGTTTCAACCGTTCATCCGATGAATCCAAGGTAGCGAGCTACCGTATCTTCGTAGTTCGGAACTCGGTGGCCGGCAGCTTCAATCTGACGACGGCAAGCAATCTGTCTTCCAGCCTGTACTATACCGTGAACAAAACAGGCAGCAATATTACCACAACGTTACCTTCATCAATGAAGGATACAAGCGGGTATAACGTAACGAATCTGCAGGATTACCGGATCTACGTCATGGCTGTGGGCAATCAGCAGAACGGATACATCAATGCCCTGTCCTCTTCCTCCAACTTGCTGAGACTGACGACGAACGGAAATGCAGGAGCTGTCAATAATCTGGCTGTCACGGATGTGAGCGACTACGGCGATGGGCGCGATCTGCGGGTTTCTTTCAACAGAGCGTCGGATGAGTCGAAGGTTGCGGTCTACCGGGTGTACGTGGTTCGTTCCGGTAACGCAGGAAGCTTCACACTGAGTGCGGCTAACGCTTCGAACAACTACTATCAAGTGAATAAAACAGGTGGTAACCTGTCGGTTACGCTGCCAAGCAGTATGGTGGATACGAATGGGTACAGAGTTTCCAATAACGTGACTTATCGTGTGTTCGTCCTGTCGGTAAGCACAAGCGGCAACTCCAGTCAGAACGCGTTGTCTTCGTACTCGTCACAGATTACATTGACTCCAAATGCAGCGATAACAGCTCCAAGCAACGTAGCGGCAAGCGATATCGGTGATAATGGGGATGGACGCGATCTGCGCGTAACCTTTACCAAATCGGCGGATGAGGCCAATGTGAATCACTACCGGGTATTTGTCGTGAAATCCACGAATACCAGCTTCAATCTGTCGGCTGCAAATGCAGTGAACAGTGCGAATTATACGTATGTCAGCAAGAATGGAAGCAATCAGACTGTGAACTTCACCAGTAATACGAAAACAGTGGATGGCAGTTCAATTGTAAATGGTGTGGGTTATCGCGTGTATGTCATGGCGGTGAACGGTAACGCTTCTCTTGCGAATGCATTGTCATCAGGCTCCAATGTAATTACACTCGCATCCAATACGGCTGTTGGCGCAGTGAATAATGTGAATGTAACGGTGAAAAGTCAAGGGCAAGCAGGAAACGCGTCGGATGTCACCGTGAACTTCAGTAAACCAACAACAGACAGTGGTATTGCAAATTATAGAGTATTAATCGTTCCATCTGGTCAAGTCACTGGATTTGATCTGAATTCTGCTCTCGGCATCAGATCGTATGTTCAAATTTCCAAGAATGATGCTGGCAATCCAATTCAGTTGAATAATGGTCACGCTGATATCAATGGTAATGCTCTTGTCGTAGGTCAAAAATACAGAGCATTTGTTTTGTCCGTATCCGATAGTGGTACGCGTGCTTCCAATCTGTCCGGTGCTTCCAACGAATTCAGTATTCTGGCCAAACCGGCAGAGCCTGTTGCTGTTCAGGTAGCAAATATAACGAAAGTTGAGAATGCCAGTACAGCTACGGATGCAGGCCTGAAGGTTACGTTCACTAAACCATCCGATGATAAAGGGATTGGCGAATATCGTTTATTTGTAGTAAAAGCCCAAGACAGTCTGGATTTGCCCTCTGCGAACTCAAACAGTTATTCTACAAAGGTTTCACCAGGAGAAATTTCTTTAACTAAGGATACGCTGGATTCAAGTGGAAAGGTGATCGAACTAGGAGTAGAGTACAAAGTGTATATCCTTTCTGTAACAAGTGATCCGTCGTTATACACAAGTGTTCTCTCTGCTCCGTCTGGTACAGCTAAACTTGATGCAGCTCAGGCTACCCCAGTGATACCAACTCCAGATCCGGCAGTTCCAACGACTGACCCAAATGCCGGTTCGACTGATTCTGCTCAAAGTACCAGCACTAATCCGACAAACTAA